Genomic DNA from Lactuca sativa cultivar Salinas chromosome 8, Lsat_Salinas_v11, whole genome shotgun sequence:
GGAGGAGGCATCAGGTTCGAAGATTGTTCTCTTCTTCTTCATGTATGTGCCCTAGATTTCTTTCTCTTACATTCAATCTCTAAAGATTCTTTTATTCCCTAAATTAGGTACGAAGATTATTCTCTTCTTCTCCATTTGTTTTTTTGGAATGACGACCTCTCCTCTTAGGAGTAAGTCCTGAGTCCCCAATACTTGATCTGCAAGCTGTGACATGAGTTTTTAGTGAAGATAATGAGTAGCAGACTTCAAAACCCATTTGTTGGGGCAGCTTTCCAATCTTCCTTAAAGCCAAGAAACGTGAACTGTTTGGGTTATCTTGGAAACAAATTTCCCAGAAAACCTCGGTATGATATCATTCCACGTGCCAAGAAAAACGACTGGATATCTCACGGGATTAGGTTCTCACAATCATTCGGGAAAATGTTGAGATTTTATGGAAGAATATGGGATTAAGAAGTGGGTTTGTGGTGAAGTCCGTGAAAGAGCCTTTCACTAGAAGCAAAGCTATAGTTAGGTCATTATCCACAGTCTGGGAGGAAGGTTTGCTTCTATTCCAGTGTTCTGTTTTCTATGCTGTGATATCTGGTGTGTGCTTGTTGTTATGGTACAGTCAACTTAAAGCAAATACATTAATAGAATCAAAGCTTTTTCCTTCAGTTTGCACAACATTAAGCGATTATATCCAATGCGACCTTCATTTTTGTAAAGCTCAAAGTGTTTCTCCTTTGAGCATTACATTGGAGTCATGCTGGATTGGGCCTCACAAGGAAGAGTTCTCTTGTGGTGAGGTCCCGACTCTAAAATTACGTTTTCACCCCTTTTCAAGTTTGAGAACGGGAACGATTGTAATTGATGCAGTTGTGTATAATCGCACATTGTTGGCTGCTCAAAAGAGAAAATATTTGTGGTTAGGGATACCCTTTACAGATGGCGTTCTTCAGAAGCATTTGTCAACTGAAGAAGGTATTGATAATCGTACAAAAATCAGAAGAAATGCTCGAGAGAAAACTGCAGCCCAGAGGTCCCACTCTCAAACTTGATCTTTCTTTTGAGCTATTAATGCCCTTAAACTGTTCGACGAATTGCTTATCATTTTCTGTGCGTCTATCTGTTTAAGAAATTAAACAGTACGCATACACAATTACACACTATCCTAAT
This window encodes:
- the LOC128128094 gene encoding protein TIC236, chloroplastic-like, giving the protein MGLRSGFVVKSVKEPFTRSKAIVRSLSTVWEEGLLLFQCSVFYAVISGVCLLLWYSQLKANTLIESKLFPSVCTTLSDYIQCDLHFCKAQSVSPLSITLESCWIGPHKEEFSCGEVPTLKLRFHPFSSLRTGTIVIDAVVYNRTLLAAQKRKYLWLGIPFTDGVLQKHLSTEEGIDNRTKIRRNAREKTAAQRSHSQT